The Prinia subflava isolate CZ2003 ecotype Zambia chromosome 5, Cam_Psub_1.2, whole genome shotgun sequence genome window below encodes:
- the DLGAP5 gene encoding disks large-associated protein 5 — protein MAASSQFASRYKKNFSTEALRTKLAHRRSMEQKESRHALFQKGRRFGLTDANVQPSKERGIPEPKQSRELCSQESSSVKQKQAPSTATRRRNESRGTVKLHKEMVEHYKVMLERYKEEKELRRLQEQREKAKKGVFKVGLYRPAAPVFLAQAAEEPAAAKPREKEAKVSAHGQNVRSTRAGHKQMSTVKVAEKEKALQTAAQAAPSVRVTRAAASAARQVPKPAAATAGNQPQRKTANVGKPKKAVKPDPTKVISSKHEVETNAAVDPGVISSAADSKHSVPVELQQEQTSVEKNNFSSTRPRRCSFAPENFVFQPLRGLPTYTMTPKSSSRANASLRPSAVWNFSEYPVKIFEKSSETKAQEPNLKSQTSPSVKGIQEQQMTTSLKGGADESDEKTSTQRSNKTTPVSTAPAVESEHTGEQEHDVPYFRNILQAETERLLSQCLQWEGNLQLDIPEDAKDLIRTTVGQTRLVLAERFKQFEGLVDNCEFKRGEKETTCTDLDGFWDMINFQIEDVNKKFDNLKKLQDNEWQPLDVPGKAVVKKKAVPSGVPKARLEAAARAAARSRLARVKAAMREQMKQRAAAEGAHQERLPEAEKVVFEAGFFRIESPVKNFSGLLPRTPGKVANPRSSMRSLLLSNPSLCDSENASAKQTPAGLKGFHPAQNLKMDQLPPEKTPSLEKLPDGAEQSISVVAEEMCLSAGTAKGNKVLGNSSSESKAVEGMEEMEPSAAEQGQDIPMCSPEKETNSAASGETQIHQTDVSCSDLTLIDRNPFGMPMLDAELPFTPVKTKAQKFAAAEESIDLIMFSPVGPSGDQ, from the exons AtggctgccagctcccagtTTGCCAGTCGATACAAGAAGAATTTTAGCACAGAAGCCCTGAGGACCAAGCTTGCCCACAGGAGATCCATGGAGCAGAAGGAGAGCAGACACGCACTATTCCAAAAGGGCCGGCGGTTCGGCCTGACAGATGCCAACGTGCAGCCCTCTAAGGAGAGGGGCATTCCTGAGCCCAAGCAATCCAGGGAATTGTGCtctcaggagagcagcagtgtgaAACAGA AGCAAGCCCCGAGCACGGCCACCAGGAGGAGGAACGAGTCCAGGGGGACGGTGAAGCTCCACAAGGAGATGGTGGAGCACTACAAGGTGATGCTGGAGCGCTacaaggaggagaaggagctccgcaggctgcaggagcagagggagaaagCCAAGAAAGGCGTGTTCAAGGTGGGCCTGTACAGGCCAGCTGCTCCTGTCTTCCTTGCACAGGCTGCTGAggaaccagcagcagcaaagcccagAGAGAAGGAAGCAAAG GTCAGTGCCCATGGGCAGAACGTGCGCTCTACACGGGCAGGACATAAACAGATGAGTACAGTCAAAGTggctgaaaaagagaaag CGTTGCAGACTGCAGCCCAAGCAGCCCCAAGTGTGAGAGtcaccagagcagctgcctctgcagccaggcaggtgcCGAAACcagctgctgctactgctg GTAACCAGCCACAGAGAAAGACAGCAAACGTAGGAAAGCCAAAGAAAGCTGTCAAACCTGATCCCACAAAG GTGATTTCTTCTAAACATGAAGTGGAGACAAATGCTGCAGTGGATCCAGGGGTGATAAGTTCTGCAGCTGATTCCAAACACTCAGTGCCAGTAGAACTTCAGCAAGAACAAACCTCAGTGGAAAAGAACAATTTTTCTTCCACGAGACCCAGAAGATGCTCCTTTGCACCTGAAAACTTTGTGTTTCAGCCTCTGAGAGGATTGCCAACCTACACTATGACACCCAAGTCTTCTTCAAGGGCAAATGCTTCTTTGAGACCCAGTGCTGTCTGGAATTTTTCAGAATATCCAGT caaaatatttgaaaaatccaGTGAAACTAAAGCACAAGAGCCTAATTTAAAAAGCCAAACTTCACCTTCTGTTAAAGGCATTCAAGAACAACAAATGACCACGAGTTTGAAAGGAGGAG CAGATGAATCAGATGAGAAAACTTCCACTCAGAGATCAAACAAAACAACTCCTGTCtccacagcacctgcagtggaGTCAGAGCATACAGGAGAGCAAGAACATGATGTGCCTTATTTCAG GAACATTCTTCAGGCTGAGACAGAGAGGCTGCTgtctcagtgcctgcagtgggaaggaaatCTTCAGCTGGACATTCCAGAGGATG CTAAAGACCTGATTCGCACCACAGTTGGTCAGACAAGGCTGGTCCTAGCAGAAAGGTTCAAACAGTTTGAAGGACTGGTTGATAATTGTGAATTTAAACgaggtgaaaaagaaacaacatgTACAGACCTGGATGGGTTTTGGGATATGATTAATTTTCAG ATTGAAGATGTGAATAAAAAATTTGATAATTTGAAGAAGCTGCAAGACAATGAGTGGCAGCCACTTGATGTCCCAGGCAAAGCAGTTGTCAAG aAAAAGGCAGTTCCAAGTGGCgtgcccaaagccaggctggaggcagctgccagagctgctgcccggAGCCGCCTGGCTCGAGTGAAAGCAGCCATGAGGGAACAAATGAAGCagagggcagctgctgagggggCACATCAGGAGAGGCtgccagaggcagaaaaagTGGTTTTTGAAGCGGGGTTTTTCAGGATTGAAAGCCCTGTGAAAAACTTTTCAG GTCTGCTTCCAAGGACCCCTGGAAAAGTGGCAAATCCCAGATCATCCATGAGATCTTTGCTCCTGAGCAATCCTTCTCTCTGTGACTCTGAGAATGCATctgcaaaacaaaccccagcaggCCTCAAAGGCTTCCACCCAGCACAAAACTTGAAAATGGACCAACTTCCCCCTGAAAAAACTCCCTCACTGGAGAAACTCCCTGATGGTGCTGAGCAAAG CATTTCTGTGGTTGCAGAAGAAATGTGTCTGagtgctggcacagcaaagGGAAATAAG GTTCTGGGGAATTCCAGCAGTGAATCAAAAGCAGTGGAAGGCATGGAAGAGATGGAACCGTCTGCTGCAGAACAAGGACAAGACATCCCCATGTGCAGCCCAGAGAAGGAGACAAACTCCGCTGCGTCTGGAGAGACACAAATACATCAGACAG ATGTTTCATGCAGTGATTTGACACTCATTGACAGAAATCCTTTTGGTATG CCAATGCTGGATGCTGAGCTTCCCTTCACTCCAGTCAAGACCAAAGCCCAGAAgtttgcagcagctgaagaatCCATTGATCTCATCATGTTTTCTCCTGTTGGTCCCTCTGGGGATCAATGA
- the LGALS3 gene encoding galectin-3, whose translation MSDGFSLSDALANSNNPAPCAPPGQGWPSWGNQPAAPGAFPGYPGAPGAYPGAPGTCPGGAGVYPAVPGAYPGAYPGAPGAYPGGPAGPGAYPGAPGAFPGAPAGPFPAPGQPSSSPGFGPSAPQGGPTAPQGGPAAPQGAPTPALKVPFELPLQAGLVPRLLITITGTVNPNPDRFQLDFKRGNDVAFHFNPRFNEDHKKVIVCNSMFQNTWGKEERTAPRFPFEAGKPFKLQVLCEADHFKVAVNDAHLLQYNFREKRLNEVTKLCIGGDIALTSVVPTMI comes from the exons ATGTCAGACGGTTTCTCT ctATCTGATGCCTTGGCCAACAGCAACAAcccagccccctgtgcccccccaggccagggctggccctcctggggGAACcaaccagcagctcctggcgCATTCCCAGGGTAtcctggagcaccaggagcctaccctggagcaccaggaacctgtcctggaggagcaggagtcTACCCTGCAGTACCTGGGGCATATCCTGGAGCTTATCCTGGAGCACCTGGAGCTTATCCTGGAGGaccagcaggacctggagcataccctggagcccctggagcattccctggagctccagcagggcccttccctgccccaggacaACCATCCAGCAGCCCTGGATTTGGGCCTTCTGCTCCTCAGGGAGGGCCAACTGCTCCACAGGGAGgaccagctgctcctcagggagcACCGACCCCTGCACTG AAAGTGCCCTTtgagctgcccctgcaggcAGGACTGGTCCCTCGGCTGCTCATCACCATCACTGGCACTGTGAACCCCAACCCAGACAG GTTTCAACTGGATTTCAAAAGAGGGAATGACGTTGCCTTCCACTTCAACCCCCGCTTCAACGAAGACCACAAGAAAGTCATTGTCTGCAATTCCATGTTCCAGAACAcgtgggggaaggaggagaggacagCTCCCAGGTTCCCATTTGAAGCTGGAAAACCCTTCAAG ctgcaggtccTCTGTGAGGCAGATCACTTCAAGGTGGCCGTGAACGACGCTCACTTGCTGCAGTACAACTTCCGTGAGAAGAGGCTGAACGAGGTCACCAAGCTGTGCATCGGGGGGGACATCGCCCTCACCAGCGTCGTGCCCACCATGATATAA
- the MAPK1IP1L gene encoding MAPK-interacting and spindle-stabilizing protein-like has protein sequence MSGTDDFSLADALPDQSPAKTSKVSSTKPGQQPGQPPQGWPASNPWNNPSAPPMTPTGLPPNTSASSVPFGPPPTGMYPSMPPGPPAPFPPPPTGPSCPPPGGPYPPPTVPGPVPPGQYPPPSMPFPELPRPYGAPTEPAAPPAPVGPWGSMPSGAWGPTMGGQYPAPSMPYPPPGPYSAPTQTPGAAPTVPWGTIPPGTWGPTPPGPFPPPTGSYPAPGLYPTPPNPFQVPSGPAGAPSMPGGPHPYR, from the exons ATGTCTGGAACTGATGATTTTTCG TTGGCAGATGCTTTACCAGACCAGTCGCCTGCTAAAACCTCCAAAGTGAGCAGCACCAAGCCTGGCCAGCAGCCCGGGCAGCCTCCGCAGGGCTGGCCGGCTTCCAACCCTTGGAATAACCCCAGCGCCCCCCCTATGACTCCGACCGGACTGCCACCCAACACCTCGGCTTCCAGCGTGCCCTTCGGACCTCCTCCCACGGGAATGTATCCTTCAATGCCCCCGGGACCGCCTGctccatttcctcctcctcctacgggaccctcctgccctcctcctggTGGTCCGTATCCACCCCCAACTGTGCCAGGCCCTGTCCCGCCAGGGCAGTATCCTCCGCCAAGCATGCCCTTTCCAGAGCTTCCACGACCCTACGGAGCTCCAACAGAGCCGGCCGCGCCTCCTGCCCCTGTTGGGCCGTGGGGATCCATGCCCTCCGGAGCATGGGGACCAACAATGGGAGGGCAGTATCCTGCTCCCAGCATGCCATATCCACCCCCGGGGCCGTACTCTGCTCCCACCCAGACTCCGGGGGCGGCGCCGACGGTACCGTGGGGAACGATCCCGCCCGGAACGTGGGGGCCGACACCGCCCGGGCCATTCCCTCCACCCACAGGATCGTATCCAGCTCCAGGACTGTATCCTACGCCCCCTAATCCTTTTCAAGTGCCGTCTGGTCCTGCTGGTGCTCCATCAATGCCTGGTGGTCCCCAT CCTTACCGCTGA